One part of the Diadema setosum chromosome 6, eeDiaSeto1, whole genome shotgun sequence genome encodes these proteins:
- the LOC140229490 gene encoding uncharacterized protein, producing the protein MDENSVIIQPGQGDRCQDDKFDIEEGEVPPPVVEKVPNIAAKFAVAEEVGPPIDPEIAKSTAYLLTHQLEPKVVDDTITKYPIPSNCELVDVPKVNQRIWNGLPAFSKTRDLKFQRLQKNLTRGINAYIHTVSAQNITEQQQDALALLCSANFELNSLRKEFMKPDIGYQFQHLCKPSTPVSKFLFGDDLGKQMKDIRDEQKATEGVLRSEHSRQYKKQRFSPYDYGRSAYGKGRSKITSGSSNLPQQYRDAGWTTSRASTSDVTRPTGAKGPWTGATSHAFLGQRPKGRGKPPAPHTFTHPSQHQPHCGSKQGSGMKRAR; encoded by the coding sequence ATGGATGAAAACTCGGTGATTATCCAACCAGGTCAAGGGGATCGTTGTCAGgatgacaaatttgatattgAAGAAGGCGAAGTTCCCCCTCCTGTAGTGGAAAAAGTTCCAAACATTGCAGCCAAATTTGCTGTGGCTGAGGAAGTTGGTCCCCCCATTGACCCAGAAATTGCTAAGTCTACAGCCTACCTTCTGACCCACCAGCTTGAGCCCAAAGTGGTAGATGATACGATCACTAAATACCCCATTCCCAGCAACTGTGAGCTGGTGGATGTGCCGAAAGTCAACCAAAGAATCTGGAATGGGCTACCTGCCTTTTCAAAGACACGAGACCTCAAATTTCAGAGACTCCAAAAGAATCTCACGAGAGGTATCaatgcctacatacatacagtgtcgGCACAGAATATTACTGAACAGCAGCAAGATGCACTAGCACTTCTGTGCAGTGCGAACTTTGAGCTAAATTCCTTGCGTAAGGAATTCATGAAACCAGACATTGGTTATCAATTCCAACATCTCTGCAAGCCCTCTACACCGGTCTCCAAATTCCTTTTCGGTGACGACCTGGGAAAGCAAATGAAAGACATTAGAGATGAACAAAAAGCAACTGAGGGTGTCCTCAGGAGTGAGCATAGCAGACAGTACAAAAAGCAGCGTTTCAGCCCGTATGACTATGGCAGGAGTGCATATGGCAAGGGCAGGAGCAAGATTACATCAGGAAGCTCAAATTTGCCCCAACAGTACCGCGACGCGGGCTGGACTACATCTCGTGCAAGCACAAGTGATGTGACTAGGCCTACAGGTGCAAAAGGACCGTGGACTGGAGCTACCAGCCATGCTTTTTTGGGCCAGCGCcccaaggggagggggaagccgCCAGCTCCCCACACCTTCACACATCCCAGCCAGCACCAACCGCACTGCGGCAGCAAGCAAGGCTCAGGGATGAAGAGAGCACGATAA